TCATCCTTGCCCTCGACATGGCAGGTAATGCCCAAATTGCCCGCCGCCACCCCGTTCAGCGCCATGCCACACGTCTCAAGCGGACCGACAATGCTCCGTATCAGCAGCCACGCCAATGCCACCCCGAATACCGTCCCGAGCCCAATCACCCACCCGATCACCCGCCGCACATGCCACGTTGCCGCCAATGTCTCCCGCGACATCCCCTCCGCCCCCTCCACCTGCCATGTCCGCAGCGTCTGCGTCCGCTCCTTCAACACATCCGAAGCCTCGTCAAACGCCTCCATGATCCGATTGCCCGCCTCCAATCCTTCATTCATGTAGGCGTGGGCCATCCGCTCCCCCGTGGCATACAATTCATTGAACGCCACCTCCAACGTATCAAGAAAATGGAGCCGATCCGCGGATCCCTGATCATGTTCGCGAAAACGCCGCAAACCCGCCCGGAACACCTCCGCCGCATCACGGGCATCCTGAAATCCATCCGCATTGTGCGTCGCCGACACATCCGTCAACCACTGCTGCACCTCGATCGTCGCCGCCACCATGTCGTCCGCCACCACCAGCAAGGGCAGCGATACCTTTCCGGTTTCTTCCGTCCGGATCATCACCGTGCGCGTCGCCTCGAAAATTAAAAAATTTCCAATCCAGCCGACGACAAACACAATCAAGAAACTGACAATCAACCTGTGGCGAATGCTCATCATGTTCATGGCGACCTCACTGGATTCCCGAACAAATTTTCGCGGAAAGGGGCGTTTGCCGGGCCTTTCAAGTTCATGAATGTTAGTTTACATTCCTTGCCGTTCTCCTGTCCATAAACAATATCTTGTCCTGGAAGAAAATGACATGCCCAATCGTTCCCCACGCCCGAGGGCAGGTGAAACGGCCATGGATGCACACGCCATGATCCTCGCATGAAACCTGCGAACGGAGTATCATTGGGTGGATGATGGGTCCATGATGATTTCGCCCCCGATCTCCCGAGTTGCCCGGACATGCCCGCCTCCCGATTTTCCCTGTTTCTCTTCAGTAAAAATGATTTTCTCGTTGCGGCGCTTGTGGCCCTGATCACGACACTCATGATTCCCTTGCGTCGGGAACTGTTGTTGGCCAACATTCTGGTCGTTTACCTTTTTCTCGTTTTTTTGACTGCCCTGAAAATGGAGCGGCGGTCTTCGATCCTTGCCTCCATTTTCAGCCTCATCGCCTTTTTCTATTTTTTCCTTCCGCCGCATTCCTCTTTCGCGATCATCGACCTGCAATACCTGTTGACGCTGTTTTTCATGCTGTTCATCGCCCTGATCACCAGTCATCTGACCTCGGGTCTGCGAACCCAGGTGGTGCTCGCCGAAAACAGGGAACGCCGGATCCGTTCATTGTACGAACTGGCCAGTTCCCTGACCGGAATTGTGACCTCGGAACAGTTGTACCCCTCATGCCGCCACTTCATCCGGGAAAATTTCGATGAAGAATGCATCCTGCTCCTGCCCGATGCCAACGAATCGCTGAAACCAGTGGTCCCCCCGGGCGACCGCATCGATATTTCCCTCGCCCGGAAACTCTTTCAATGCCCACCCGGCCCCTGGACGGACCTCTTTTCCCGGCATGACGCGGGTCACCTGTATCTTCCCTTGCCCGGAAGCGAGAAAAATCAGGGCATTCTGATCATGGGACCACCTCCATCCACCAATCCCCTGTCCGCGGAACAGGAATCGCTGCTCAAGACCTGCCTGTCCTTCGTCGGATTGGTCCTGGAACGCCTGGATTATGCCGCCCGAGAACGCGAAACCCAGATTCGCATCGAATCCGAACGCCTGCGCAACGCCTTGCTGGCCAGCCTTTCCCACGACATCCGCACCCCGGTCGCCGCCATGGCCGGCATGGCCGATGCCATGCAATTGAGTTTCCCCCCGCTCGGGGTACACCATCAATCCATGCTCGACGGCATGCGCCATCAGATCGCCCTGATCCTGTCGGATGTCGATAAACTCCTCGACATGGCACGACTCCACCGCGATATCGTCACCCTCAACAAGGAATGGCAGGTCCTTGAAGAGGTCGTCGGCGCAGCGCTCAAAACAAGCATGAACGTTTTGACCGGATACGATGTGCAGGTCACCATGGCCCTGAATATACCGCTCATCGAGTTGGATGGCATGATGATGGAACGGGTCTTTTGCAACCTGTTGGAAAACGCCACCCGTCACACCCCCTGTGGCAGCCGCATCGACATCGACGCCTTCGTCGCCGGGAAGAAGGTCATCGTCCATGTTTCCGACAATGGTCCGGGCCTCCCCACGGGACAGGAAGAGGCCATCTTCGCCAAATTCGTCCATGCCAAAACGACCACCGGCTCCAGTGGCGTCGGACTGGGTCTCTCCATCGTCCGGGCGATCATCATGGCCCATGGGGGAACAATTCGGGCGCATAACCTGCCTTCCGGTGGCGCCCGCTTCGAAATCACCTTGCCCATCGGTGAACCACCCGCCGTCACCCTGGATACGGAGGAACTCCAATGACCGAATCCCCGCAAAATGTCGTCCTGATCGAGGATGAAAAAATGATTCGCCGTTATGTCGCCATGGCACTGTCGGCTTCGGGATTCAAGGTCTGGGAATCGGAAACGGCGGAACAGGGATTGCTGGAAACCGCCTCCCGTCGTCCCGACCTGATCATCCTCGACCTGGGTCTGCCCGATCGGGATGGCGTCGATGTCATTCGGGAAATGCGCCTCTGGTGCGAAATTCCCATCCTGGTGTTGTCGGTCCGGACCGAGGAGGTGCAAAAGGTCGCCGCCCTCGATGCCGGGGCCGACGACTACCTGACCAAACCGTTCGGCGTTCCCGAATTGCAGGCCCGCATCCGCGCCGTCCTGCGCCGACGTTCACGTCAGGATGGTGGCGGCGACATCGAGGAAGGAATCTTCGAATTCGGCAATATCCAGGTCGATATGATTCATCGCCGGGTCAAACGCGGAGAACAACCGATTCATCTGACCCCGATCGAATACCAGATCCTCACCCTCCTGGTCGCCAACGTCGGACGGGTGCTGACCCACCGCTTCATCCTGCAAAAAGTCTGGGGTCCCGATTATGTCGATCGCCCCCATTACCTGCGGGTCTTCATGGCGGGATTGCGCCGCAAGATCGAGGAAAATTCCTCCAATCCCAAACACCTCATGACCGAAATCGGTATCGGCTACCGCCTTGTCCGACAATAAAAATCATAAAAAAAACCCTTGTTCCGGACATTCATGGTAGACGTTGCTGGATCGTATGGGGTAAAGTCTCCCGAAGGAG
The sequence above is drawn from the Magnetococcales bacterium genome and encodes:
- a CDS encoding DUF4118 domain-containing protein, whose translation is MPASRFSLFLFSKNDFLVAALVALITTLMIPLRRELLLANILVVYLFLVFLTALKMERRSSILASIFSLIAFFYFFLPPHSSFAIIDLQYLLTLFFMLFIALITSHLTSGLRTQVVLAENRERRIRSLYELASSLTGIVTSEQLYPSCRHFIRENFDEECILLLPDANESLKPVVPPGDRIDISLARKLFQCPPGPWTDLFSRHDAGHLYLPLPGSEKNQGILIMGPPPSTNPLSAEQESLLKTCLSFVGLVLERLDYAARERETQIRIESERLRNALLASLSHDIRTPVAAMAGMADAMQLSFPPLGVHHQSMLDGMRHQIALILSDVDKLLDMARLHRDIVTLNKEWQVLEEVVGAALKTSMNVLTGYDVQVTMALNIPLIELDGMMMERVFCNLLENATRHTPCGSRIDIDAFVAGKKVIVHVSDNGPGLPTGQEEAIFAKFVHAKTTTGSSGVGLGLSIVRAIIMAHGGTIRAHNLPSGGARFEITLPIGEPPAVTLDTEELQ
- a CDS encoding response regulator, which produces MTESPQNVVLIEDEKMIRRYVAMALSASGFKVWESETAEQGLLETASRRPDLIILDLGLPDRDGVDVIREMRLWCEIPILVLSVRTEEVQKVAALDAGADDYLTKPFGVPELQARIRAVLRRRSRQDGGGDIEEGIFEFGNIQVDMIHRRVKRGEQPIHLTPIEYQILTLLVANVGRVLTHRFILQKVWGPDYVDRPHYLRVFMAGLRRKIEENSSNPKHLMTEIGIGYRLVRQ